A genomic segment from Torulaspora delbrueckii CBS 1146 chromosome 3, complete genome encodes:
- the SWP82 gene encoding Swp82p (similar to Saccharomyces cerevisiae SWP82 (YFL049W); ancestral locus Anc_8.1) → MGEVVELFPVDSAVILRHERVLVKQMLHIFSEGELMQGPMDKHPRKSVEIPDFTGPEKFKDESTSAYRMIQTDPLGERKISITGELMGGREYLCHTFKLKEVSNRFVLVSHLVDTLGYEGNEENFLTEFNQLLPIELTSDIKDLLIEKKFLSDSDENVKYVTLKSAFAQFGAALVACGERVIDDYWETIAKRQELTAHHRVFKLSKRLVSKLRILKPYIFPEEHQQPANLTEESPSFESPWLTVTEQTSLDVRHQWGKEFSYGEHINAVVPGQSINGSLDLSAQCKIPKYHSKNSFQQAVQMKALDLPIGSAVHSAAIKTPITKQENTPSIPQPAKKASNRILNSILDSGTSNKTKKPDVLEETVGQNAPGSTNETLNINGWKFDSLPLRSAGILQSQRSLKGLPFYDQDKLVARVKKLTPNQVQKIEHIHDSVFLNVGLQNLRNTRSQKWSKYWQYKSGVPIGLLSDKVDYFRDQYLKDALEETSSVTNYIPERNVDEIDITTREANANYIGHSNIHGFRPPYRS, encoded by the coding sequence ATGGGAGAAGTTGTTGAGCTATTCCCAGTAGATAGTGCTGTCATTCTGAGACATGAACGGGTTTTGGTTAAGCAGATGTTGCATATATTCTCTGAGGGCGAGTTGATGCAAGGCCCGATGGATAAACATCCAAGAAAGAGCGTAGAAATACCAGACTTTACTGGTCCAGAGAAGTTCAAAGATGAGTCAACTTCAGCTTACCGTATGATTCAGACGGATCCTCTTGGAGAGaggaaaatttcaattacGGGAGAATTAATGGGTGGCAGAGAGTACCTGTGCCACACTTttaaattgaaagaagtttctAACAGGTTTGTGCTAGTTTCTCATCTGGTAGATACACTTGGATACGAGGGAAATGAGGAAAATTTCTTAACAGAGTTTAATCAACTCTTGCCAATAGAACTTACTAGCGATATCAAGGACTTGCTTatcgagaagaaatttctttCAGATTCGGATGAGAACGTCAAGTACGTCACTCTCAAGTCTGCATTTGCGCAGTTTGGAGCAGCGCTGGTCGCATGCGGAGAACGAGTCATTGACGATTACTGGGAAACCATTGCAAAGAGGCAGGAACTGACTGCTCACCATAGAGTATTTAAGCTTTCTAAAAGGCTCGTGAGTAAACTAAGGATTTTGAAACCGTATATCTTTCCTGAAGAACATCAGCAACCTGCAAATCTGACTGAGGAAAGTCCCTCTTTTGAGTCCCCGTGGTTGACAGTGACAGAGCAAACTTCACTGGATGTTAGGCACCAATGGGGCAAAGAATTCAGTTACGGTGAACATATTAACGCGGTTGTTCCTGGTCAAAGCATTAATGGGTCTCTGGATCTTAGTGCTCAATGTAAGATACCAAAATACCATAGCAAAAATTCCTTCCAACAGGCAGTGCAAATGAAAGCTTTAGATTTGCCAATTGGTTCCGCTGTGCATTCCGCTGCTATAAAGACGCCAATCACCAAGCAAGAAAATACACCTTCAATTCCACAGCCTGCCAAGAAAGCCAGTAATCGCATCCTTAATAGTATACTGGATAGTGGGACTTCAAATAAAACGAAGAAACCAGATGTTTTGGAGGAAACTGTGGGACAAAATGCACCAGGCTCAACTAACGAAACTCTAAACATTAATGGCTGGAAGTTTGACTCGCTACCGCTGAGATCAGCCGGAATTTTGCAATCGCAACGTTCTCTAAAAGGTCTCCCATTCTATGATCAGGACAAGCTGGTAGCGAGGGTTAAGAAATTGACACCCAATCAAGTACAGAAGATAGAACATATACATGACTCCGTATTTCTCAATGTCGGGCTACAAAATCTTCGAAATACAAGGTCTCAGAAATGGTCCAAATATTGGCAATATAAATCAGGCGTTCCTATCGGTCTACTCAGCGACAAGGTTGATTACTTTAGAGACCAATACTTGAAGGATGCATTGGAGGAAACAAGTTCGGTGACAAACTACATTCCTGAGAGAAACGTTGACGAAATTGATATTACTACCAGAGAGGCCAATGCGAACTACATAGGTCATTCGAACATCCATGGTTTCAGACCTCCCTACAGATCATAA
- the EMP47 gene encoding Emp47p (similar to Saccharomyces cerevisiae EMP47 (YFL048C) and EMP46 (YLR080W); ancestral locus Anc_8.2) — protein sequence MKMKLLGTSMALIASVAHIVNAHATEKSDDTKLNQAMSLPDLISSTKVPKSWTAGDSSVLEEGRIILTPQRGTKGSLWQKENYKLEDSFTLEWTFRSVNYEGKSEGGLSFWFLSSNSRSDFKDETFYNGPSKFDGLQLLVDNNGPLSSTMRAQLNDGGEPFTKQNVYDRSLASCLMGYQDSSVPSTLRLTYDRSENNLLKLQINNKICFQTRKVQFPAGEYRIGVTAENANTPESFEILKMELYNGPIEDSYIPNVNEMGQPRVLTKVIDKETGQERLLEKEAYDIENDKISNYELYKKLDRVEGKILANDINALGAQITQLQKTQEELLKYISQVSQGTSVSKGKSGDAIDEDRSKYGDFISMNEKLEKMLIEQERAREAAKLATHSGPHIDDIASKLALWLLPLIFIMLVMAYYTFKIRQEIVKTKLL from the coding sequence atgaagatgaagctaTTAGGGACTTCGATGGCGCTGATAGCCTCAGTAGCGCATATTGTTAATGCACATGCAACAGAGAAATCAGACGATACAAAATTGAACCAGGCTATGTCTTTGCCAGACCTGATTTCTTCGACTAAGGTCCCTAAGAGCTGGACTGCAGGTGATTCTTCGGTACTGGAAGAAGGCAGAATTATATTAACACCTCAGAGAGGTACCAAAGGTTCGTTGTGGCAGAAGGAGAACTATAAATTGGAGGATTCATTTACATTGGAATGGACATTTAGAAGTGTAAATTATGAGGGGAAAAGTGAAGGTGGTTTATCTTTCTGGTTTTTAAGTTCTAATAGCCGGAGTGATTTCAAGGATGAAACCTTTTATAATGGAccttcaaaatttgatggtCTACAATTACTGGTCGATAATAATGGACCTTTGAGTTCTACCATGCGTGCACAACTGAATGATGGTGGCGAACCCTTCACTAAACAGAATGTGTACGACAGATCGTTAGCATCCTGTTTGATGGGCTACCAGGATTCTTCAGTGCCTTCGACGCTCCGTTTGACTTATGATAGGAGTGAGAATAACCTGCTGAAGTTACAAATAAATAATAAGATTTGTTTCCAGACAAGAAAAGTTCAGTTCCCAGCCGGTGAGTATCGAATTGGTGTGACAGCTGAAAATGCAAACACTCCTGAATCATTTGAGATCCTGAAGATGGAATTGTATAATGGCCCTATCGAGGATTCGTACATCCCCAACGTTAATGAAATGGGGCAACCTAGAGTGTTGACAAAGGTTATCGATAAAGAAACTGGTCAAGAGAGATTATTGGAGAAGGAAGCTTATGACATTGAAAACGACAAGATCTCAAATTATGAGCTATATAAGAAGCTCGACCGAGTTGAAGGTAAAATTTTGGCAAATGACATTAATGCATTGGGCGCTCAAATAACTCAACTTCAGAAAACACAAGAAGAGCTTCTGAAGTACATTTCGCAAGTGAGTCAAGGCACTAGTGTCAGTAAGGGGAAAAGCGGGGATGCGATCGATGAAGATAGAAGCAAATACGGTGATTTCATCTCTATGAATGAAAAACTGGAAAAGATGCTTATTGAACAAGAGAGAGCTAGGGAGGCGGCTAAGCTTGCTACTCACTCTGGTCCGCATATCGATGACATAGCCAGTAAGCTAGCTCTATGGCTTCTACCACTGATCTTCATCATGCTAGTCATGGCATACtacactttcaagatcagaCAAGAGATCGTTAAGACAAAGTTGTTGTGA
- the TDEL0C00220 gene encoding uncharacterized protein (similar to Saccharomyces cerevisiae YML131W; ancestral locus Anc_8.0) — MVSAKQWVLKNTPVPGQPFNFNFEDPEASFELKEVNLSADDLKEGGILVETHYISNDPAQKFWIASVDKNYSKGVEPGENIPARGLGKILASKNKDYQVGDYVVGKFCWTTAVIVDDPVEAIVHKVSKDDVGELWWHLSVLGSTALTAYFIFYKYAGLQEKEEYCGKTFVISGAAGAVGSVCTQLALNVFKAAKVIAIAGGPEKVKYVESFGANVVGVDYKSDTFKDDLKHAAGGINTVDYFIDNVGGEILDLGVTLLKVHGTVIACGSISGYNDPQKFVFKNYSAVITKRLTLRGLLVTDDLAEFPKAFAKLAQLIKAGDLDPSNSATLVDAIGEKFEYIPVIWSGLFQGINKGKLISVVKKED; from the coding sequence ATGGTCAGTGCTAAGCAGTGGGTTTTAAAAAATACTCCAGTTCCTGGACAACCTTTCAATTTTAATTTCGAGGATCCAGAGGCGAGTTTTGAACTGAAGGAGGTCAATCTTTCTGctgatgatttgaaagagggTGGTATTTTGGTTGAGACACATTATATTTCCAATGATCCAGCACAAAAATTTTGGATTGCGTCAGTGGACAAGAATTATTCCAAGGGGGTTGAACCAGGTGAGAATATCCCAGCTAGGGGCCTTGGTAAAATATTGGCTTCTAAGAACAAGGATTACCAGGTTGGTGACTACGTTGTAGGTAAGTTTTGTTGGACTACTGCTGTAATTGTCGATGATCCAGTGGAAGCAATTGTTCACAAGGTTTCAAAGGATGATGTGGGTGAACTGTGGTGGCATCTTTCTGTACTAGGTAGCACTGCTTTGACTGCATATTTCATCTTTTACAAGTATGCTGGtcttcaagagaaagaagaatattgCGGTAAGACCTTTGTGATCTCTGGTGCTGCCGGTGCTGTGGGATCTGTTTGTACTCAGCTTGCTCTCAACGTATTCAAAGCTGCAAAGGTCATCGCAATTGCAGGCGGACCAGAGAAGGTAAAATATGTTGAATCCTTCGGTGCCAATGTCGTTGGTGTAGATTACAAAAGTGACACTTTCAAGGATGACCTAAAACATGCGGCGGGAGGCATTAACACTGTGGACTATTTTATCGATAATGTTGGTGGAGAAATTCTAGATCTTGGTGTTACGTTGCTGAAAGTCCATGGTACGGTTATTGCCTGTGGATCCATTAGCGGCTACAATGATCCACAAAAGTTTGTGTTTAAGAACTATAGCGCAGTCATCACGAAGAGGTTGACCTTAAGAGGTCTACTTGTCACCGATGATCTGGCTGAGTTTCCAAAGGCATTCGCAAAACTCGCCCAATTGATCAAGGCTGGAGATCTTGACCCTAGTAACTCTGCAACTCTTGTCGATGCAATCGGCGAGAAATTCGAGTATATTCCTGTAATTTGGAGCGGATTGTTCCAGGGAATAAACAAGGGTAAGCTGATCTCTGtggtcaagaaagaagattga
- the TDEL0C00230 gene encoding SDR family oxidoreductase, which yields MSILVSGATGFIALHVVSDLLKQDYKVIGTVRSQEKADKLHKQFGNNPNLSFELVSDIAAPEAFDKVFQKHGKDIKVVLHTASPFTLETTNYEKDLLLPAVNGTKSILESIKKYAADSVERVVVTSSHAAVMDVSKEGDGSIVYTEKDWNPATWENCQIDGLNAYCGSKKLAEKAAWDFLEENKNVVKFKMSTINPTYVFGPQLFDEDVKDKLNTSCELINSILKNNPQVEYLLENFKGHFVDVRDVAKAHLVAFQKDEAIGQRLLTTNGRFVYQDLVDIINEDFPQLKGKVIVGKPGAGKQLYGTFPDVNNTRSKEILGFEFISLHKSVHDTAAQVLKKEGKL from the coding sequence atgtcTATTCTAGTTTCTGGTGCCACCGGTTTTATTGCTCTACATGTTGTCAGtgatttgttgaagcagGACTACAAAGTTATTGGTACTGTTAGATCTCAAGAAAAAGCTGATAAATTGCATAAGCAATTTGGTAACAATCCCAACCTCTCCTTTGAATTGGTTTCAGACATTGCTGCTCCTGAAGCTTTTGACAAAGTCTTCCAGAAACATGGTAAGGACATCAAAGTGGTGTTGCACACAGCTTCTCCTTTCACTCTAGAAACCACAAATTATGAGAAAGATTTGTTGCTTCCAGCAGTGAATGGTACGAAGAGTATCCTGGAGTCGATTAAGAAATACGCTGCTGATTCTGTCGAGAGAGTAGTTGTTACATCGTCTCACGCTGCCGTCATGGATGTTTCGAAAGAAGGCGACGGCTCAATAGTCTACACTGAGAAGGATTGGAACCCTGCCACTTGGGAAAACTGTCAGATAGATGGTTTGAATGCTTACTGTGGGTCTAAGAAGCTAGCCGAAAAGGCTGCATGGGACttccttgaagaaaataaaaacGTTGTCAAGTTCAAAATGAGCACGATCAATCCTACTTACGTTTTCGGGCCTCAGCTATTTGATGAGGACGTGAAGGACAAATTGAATACTTCCTGTGAGCTAATTAACTCAATTCTAAAGAACAATCCTCAGGTGGAATATCTATTAGAGAATTTTAAAGGTCATTTCGTTGATGTCAGAGATGTTGCTAAGGCTCACTTGGTGGCATTCCAAAAGGATGAAGCTATTGGACAGAGACTGCTAACTACAAATGGTCGTTTCGTTTACCAGGACCTTGTAGATATTATCAATGAAGACTTCCCACAATTGAAGGGTAAGGTCATTGTAGGAAAGCCAGGTGCCGGTAAACAATTGTATGGCACTTTCCCAGACGTTAATAACACCAGGTCGAAGGAGATTTTGGGCTTCGAATTCATCTCTCTGCATAAATCCGTCCACGACACTGCTGCTcaagtcttgaaaaaagAAGGCAAATTGTAA
- the AQY3 gene encoding Aqy3p, giving the protein MSNSSVSSSSSSSLGEHERPSEDRPKILLTTPSDHNNNQVKWDQATSPAKVSGSERRNNPLGGPSRRSPLPSNSPGRFNQREEDPIVYAYSSPNLRALNNNPNYEQARLADGLYGGVSRPNYVDPLYQQLNPTRNSNKKKPVWSLNQPLPHVVDQAMVDRMLQKKRSGNRSRQSSRPGSTDVSRSGSMTSMNDWKKLIRKTASNLKLTDLEAQIPVPHATPRPSGVRADSSRIPSEPAKNRIPHGDVNFSLGDESSPPSVLDEEPQKAKNGNLDNVTHKEYLPTSPDKEYREAAQGGDGGVDVNDAGDDESEEMEFPNFWAKIRYTMREPFAECFGTLILVIFGVGGNLQATVTKGAGGSFESLSFAWGFGCMLGVYVAGGISGGHINPAVTISMAIFRKFPWKKVPVYIFAQIVGAFFGGAMAYGYFWSSITEFEGGKDIRTANLSGACLYTDPKPYVTWRNAFFDEFIGGAILVGCLMALLDDTNAPPASGMTAFIVGLLVAGIGMALGYQTSFTINPARDLGPRIFAAMVGYGRHPFQITHYWWSWGAWGGPIAGGIAGALVYDIFIFTGSESPINYPDKGYVERRIGKLLHNEDAADEKTVSPDADGANSSDTLVRNQGSSTK; this is encoded by the coding sequence ATGAGCAATTCTTCAGTATCTTCgagctcttcatcttcccTCGGGGAACATGAGAGACCGTCAGAGGATCGGCCTAAAATTTTACTTACGACCCCAAGTGATCACAATAACAACCAGGTGAAATGGGACCAAGCAACGTCTCCTGCCAAAGTTTCTGGCtctgaaagaagaaataatCCGCTAGGCGGTCCATCGAGAAGGTCTCCTCTACCTTCGAATTCGCCCGGGAGATTTAATCAACGGGAAGAAGATCCTATTGTGTACGCATATTCTTCGCCAAATTTAAGAGCCTTGAATAATAACCCGAATTATGAGCAGGCGCGGCTGGCTGACGGACTATACGGTGGTGTTAGTCGTCCCAACTATGTTGATCCACTTTATCAGCAATTGAATCCTACAAGGAAttcaaacaagaaaaagCCGGTTTGGAGTTTGAACCAACCTTTGCCTCATGTTGTGGACCAGGCAATGGTTGACAGGATGCTTCAAAAAAAGAGGTCTGGTAACAGATCTAGACAATCTTCGAGACCAGGCTCAACCGATGTCTCACGCTCGGGTTCCATGACGTCTATGAACgattggaagaagttgataaGAAAGACAgcatcaaatttgaagctgaCGGATCTTGAAGCCCAAATTCCGGTACCGCATGCGACTCCCCGCCCATCAGGTGTTAGAGCAGACTCGTCTCGGATTCCTAGTGAACCTGCTAAGAACCGTATACCGCATGGCGATGTCAATTTCTCCTTGGGCGATGAGAGCTCCCCACCTTCTGTtctcgatgaagaaccGCAGAAAGCAAAGAACGGTAATTTGGACAATGTAACTCATAAGGAATATCTTCCAACATCTCCAGATAAAGAGTATAGGGAAGCTGCACAAGGTGGAGATGGTGGTGTCGATGTGAATGACGCTGGCGATGACGAGTCCGAGGAAATGGAGTTTCCAAACTTCTGGGCCAAAATCAGGTACACTATGAGAGAACCTTTTGCTGAATGTTTTGGAACGTTGATACTGGTTATCTTTGGTGTTGGTGGTAATTTGCAAGCGACTGTCACAAAGGGAGCTGGTGGGTCTTTTGAATCGCTTTCCTTCGCTTGGGGTTTCGGATGTATGCTGGGTGTTTACGTTGCTGGTGGTATCAGTGGTGGCCATATTAATCCCGCTGTTACAATATCAATGGCAATCTTCCGTAAATTTCCTTGGAAAAAGGTTCCTGTTTACATTTTCGCTCAAATTGTCGGTGCCTTCTTTGGAGGTGCAATGGCTTATGGGTATTTTTGGAGTTCTATCACCGAGTTCGAGGGTGGTAAAGATATAAGAACCGCAAATTTGTCTGGTGCTTGTCTTTACACTGATCCAAAACCTTATGTTACTTGGAGAAACGCATTCTTCGATGAATTTATCGGTGGTGCCATCCTGGTGGGATGTTTGATGGCTTTGCTTGACGATACCAATGCACCACCTGCCAGCGGTATGACAGCATTCATTGTGGGATTGTTAGTTGCAGGTATCGGTATGGCATTGGGTTACCAAACCAGTTTCACCATCAATCCTGCTCGTGATTTGGGACCTCGTATCTTCGCTGCCATGGTTGGATATGGTCGCCATCCATTCCAAATAACTCACTATTGGTGGAGTTGGGGTGCTTGGGGAGGCCCGATAGCTGGTGGTATTGCTGGAGCACTAGTATACGACATCTTTATCTTTACAGGTAGCGAAAGTCCTATCAACTACCCAGATAAAGGATATGTTGAACGTAGGATTGGGAAATTGCTCCATAATGAGGACGCTGCTGACGAGAAGACTGTAAGCCCTGATGCCGATGGTGCTAACTCTTCAGATACGTTGGTGCGGAACCAGGGTTCCAGCACCAAATGA
- the TDEL0C00260 gene encoding SelT/SelW/SelH family protein (ancestral locus Anc_8.3): protein MPYPKISIRFCTRCKWNLRSAWYLQELLQTFGDNLGEISLIPGETGEFRVLGQLGQDSEEICIWDRKVQDGFPDSKFLKQRVRNLLFDNNVSIGKHNERSSGQNHLTGLNPPRETLIKQEECHDCNDN, encoded by the coding sequence ATGCCTTACCCAAAGATTAGCATCCGATTCTGTACTCGCTGTAAATGGAACTTAAGAAGTGCCTGGTACTTACAAGAGCTGTTACAGACTTTTGGTGACAATTTAGGCGAAATATCGTTAATTCCCGGTGAGACTGGAGAATTTCGAGTGTTGGGACAACTAGGACAGGACAGTGAAGAGATATGTATATGGGACCGTAAAGTCCAGGACGGGTTCCCTGACAGTAAATTTCTCAAGCAAAGAGTCCGCAATCTTTTATTCGATAACAATGTCTCGATAGGCAAGCATAACGAGAGATCAAGCGGTCAAAACCACTTAACTGGGTTAAATCCACCACGAGAAACGCTTAtcaagcaagaagaatgcCATGATTGCAACGACAACTGA
- the TDEL0C00210 gene encoding glutathione S-transferase: protein MSTPIIRVHWLNESRAFRVLQLLEQLKLDYEIVPYKRNQDFRAPEDAKKIHPLGRFPLVELEDRTTGKKKVLAESGYIFHYILQHLDSKGLLKNNDPDQAEQIEYFLYYAEGSLQLPLMVEFILSMTKKAPIPFPLSYLSGKVADKISEKYSKGELQNQLKFVEGEIAKNQGYLVGGKLSGADILMLFPLQSALNRGFAKREEYPHISKFVDTLTSLDSYSAAKAKATANGGKF from the coding sequence ATGTCTACGCCTATTATCCGAGTGCACTGGTTGAATGAATCCAGAGCTTTCAGAGTCTTGCAATTGCTAgagcaattgaagcttgATTATGAAATTGTTCCTTACAAGAGAAACCAAGATTTTCGTGCCCCTgaagatgccaagaaaataCATCCATTAGGTAGATTCCCTTTGGTAGAACTAGAAGACCGTACCActgggaagaagaaagtgctTGCTGAGTCTGGTTATATTTTCCACTAcatccttcaacatcttgaCTCTAAAGGGttgctgaagaacaatgatCCAGATCAAGCGGAACAGATTGAGTATTTCTTATACTACGCAGAGGGCTCTTTGCAACTTCCATTGATGGTGGAGTTTATCCTCTCCATGACAAAGAAGGCACCCATTCCATTCCCACTATCGTACCTGTCAGGTAAAGTAGCTGATAAGATCAGTGAGAAGTACTCTAAAGGTGAATTGcagaaccaattgaagtttgttgaaggcgagattgccaagaacCAGGGTTACCTAGTTGGTGGTAAGCTAAGTGGTGCAGATATCTTGATGTTGTTCCCACTGCAATCTGCTCTAAACCGTGGTTTTGCCAAACGTGAGGAATATCCTCACATTAGCAAGTTTGTGGACACATTAACTTCTTTGGACTCATATTCTGCTGCGAAGGCAAAGGCAACTGCCAATGGTGGTAAGTTCTAA
- the TDEL0C00190 gene encoding RNA-guided endonuclease InsQ/TnpB family protein → MTISTQNQAKKRKTSKSKAAKPYWNENAAHFSQQWGLNTMLPTAAKKLGQKINSDSWFSVIKHPQAPIINDSLNLPLSSGVEEELIRARKIRIYPTNSQKETLKKWFGCHRYIYNKALKMHKDGVLMNIKILREKLLNKKTSALTPEEQWLSEYNYDLKDEALRDLVKNYSSNMAKFKKTRVPFKLRFKTKKAPVQTLSVLKKYWNKGKKTFYSDIYSSFSLRGAEPLPEELPRDSRLQRTRNNKYYLIVPMAGGEIARKPPTEKFIFIDPGVRTFLTGYDSSQTVVEIGKDAIVRIEKLKRRRRQLQSKLAKLRKHKKRQNHRKALHRLDEKISHIVQDLHKKSALFLCKSYDSIFLPKLNFHHCTKLNRKSRSSMATLAHCSFHDRLTMKAEQFHDASVHEVEEDYTSKTCSTCGKIKNDLRSNKIYSCLGCFSVFDRDFNAAKNIMLKYICEHLMASGGSSISSSLSGGNGRLAMMGPGPFVRKYVVSPSEI, encoded by the coding sequence ATGACCATCTCTACTCAAAATCAGgctaagaagagaaaaacGTCAAAGAGCAAGGCTGCCAAACCATATTGGAATGAAAATGCAGCTCATTTTTCCCAGCAATGGGGCCTGAATACGATGCTACCAACGGCGGCTAAAAAACTTGGCCAGAAGATCAACTCTGACTCGTGGTTTTCTGTGATCAAACATCCACAGGCGCCAATTATCAACGACTCATTGAACTTGCCGCTTAGCAGTGGTGTTGAAGAGGAGCTAATTCGGGCTCGAAAGATTCGGATCTATCCGACTAATTCCCAGAAAGAAAcgttgaagaagtggttTGGATGCCATCGTTACATCTACAATAAAGCGCTGAAGATGCACAAGGACGGGGTGTTGATGAATATTAAAATTCTGCGTGAAAAACTATTGAATAAGAAGACAAGCGCTTTAACACCAGAGGAACAATGGCTTTCCGAGTATAAttatgatttgaaagatgaagcCCTTCGTGACTTGGTTAAAAACTACAGTAGTAATATGGCAAAGTTTAAAAAGACTAGGGTCCCTTTTAAGTTAAGGTTTAAAACGAAAAAGGCACCAGTTCAAACGCTTTCAGTGCTGAAAAAGTACTGGAACAAGGGAAAGAAGACATTTTACAGCGACATATACTCGTCCTTTAGCCTGCGTGGTGCAGAGCCGCTCCCAGAGGAATTGCCACGAGATTCTAGGCTCCAAAGGACGAGGAACAACAAATATTACCTAATTGTTCCTATGGCTGGCGGGGAAATAGCTCGAAAACCCCCCACAGAAAAGTTTATATTTATCGATCCCGGGGTGAGAACTTTCCTAACAGGATATGACTCTAGTCAGACTGTCGTCGAGATCGGCAAGGACGCGATTGTACGCATCGAGAAGCTTAAGCGCCGACGACGGCAGTTGCAGTCAAAACTTGCCAAGCTCaggaagcacaagaagaggcaaAACCATCGGAAAGCGTTACATAGGCTGGACGAAAAGATTTCGCATATCGTTCAGGATTTGCATAAGAAGTCAGCcctcttcttgtgcaaGTCTTATGACAGtatttttcttcccaaATTAAACTTTCACCACTGCACCAAGCTGAACCGAAAATCAAGGTCCAGCATGGCGACTCTCGCTCACTGCTCCTTCCACGATCgcttgacgatgaaggcAGAGCAGTTCCATGATGCTAGTGTTCATGAGGTTGAAGAGGATTACACGTCGAAGACTTGCTCCACTTGTGGAAAGATAAAAAATGATCTAAGATCTAATAAAATATATAGCTGTTTAGGTTGCTTCTCGGTTTTCGACAGGGACTTCAACGCAGCAAAGAACATCATGCTCAAGTATATCTGtgagcatttgatggcaagtggtggatcttccatttcttctaGTTTAAGTGGAGGAAATGGTCGACTCGCCATGATGGGTCCCGGACCCTTCGTACGTAAGTACGTTGTAAGTCCCTCGGAGATTTAA